From the Psilocybe cubensis strain MGC-MH-2018 chromosome 9, whole genome shotgun sequence genome, one window contains:
- a CDS encoding 3'-5' exoribonuclease 1, translating into MKLEVTRTPIIREIIEMPALLYNLRDRKVYASFHEYVKPSRIRAIDQKCAQVTGVRQDMVENADLFPPVWKRFKEFLQYHDVLRDPSTTAFLTYDKADLNEILPAQLAYKSLVDSHLDDLSLLSPISRLNIKKAFARQYKLKQTKPLRKMMGQLALSKDERYHFGMEECWSLARLVEAMQHDGWRPRTPDLSKTQMKVPKSKPIVSPE; encoded by the exons ATGAAACTTGAAGTTACCAGGACACCCATCATCCGGGAGATCATAGAAATGCCAGCGCTGCTATACAACCTACGCGACAGGAAAGTGTACGCGTCGTTCCACGAGTACGTCAAGCCTTCGCGGATTCGTGCTATTGACCAGAAGTGCGCGCAAGTCACTGGGGTACGACAG GATATGGTTGAGAACGCCGATTTGTTTCCGCCTGTTTGGAAGAGGTTCAAAGAATTTTTACAATATCACGATGTACTCCGTGACCCATCCACTACTGCATTTCTCACATACGATAAAGCGGACCTGAACGAAATTCTTCCAGCGCAACTGGCATACAAATCATTGGTGGATTCCCATCTCGACGACCTGTCTCTTCTCAGTCCAATATCGCGTCTCAACATCAAGAAAGCGTTCGCAAGGCAGTACAAGTTGAAACAGACGAAACCTCTGCGCAAGATGATGGGTCAACTGGCATTGTCCAAGGACGAGCGATATCATTTTGGGATGGAGGAGTGCTGGAGCTTGGCGAGGCTTGTGGAGGCCATGCAGCATGATGGGTGGAGACCCAGAACTCCTGATCTAAGCAAAACTCAGATGAAGGTGCCGAAATCAAAGCCAATTGTGTCTCCTGAATAG